A section of the Elusimicrobiota bacterium genome encodes:
- the nspC gene encoding carboxynorspermidine decarboxylase: MKLSTPYYLIDEQKLLINLKKIQYVREKSGAKIVLALKCFSTWSVFGLMKKYMDGTTSSSLYETRLGYEKFGKETHAFCVGFSKEDIQEVKKYADRIIFNSISQLKMFYKDVRGLKIGLRVNPRISYSHFDLADPARKYSRLGVIDKKALKKVLPMISGIMFHYNCENDDFKNFSSSLDFIGRNYGDVIKKLEWISLGGGYYFTKDGYPIDKFSKKLKEFSDTYGVQVYLEPGETAITRSAELVTQVKDIIHNEIDIAIVDASTEAHMLDLLIYRTPAKMENANHGRYKYMIAGRSCLAGDIFGTYNFKSPLKVGSIIKFSDAAGYSMVKKNWFNGLQMPSIVIKRLNGKLDLVRSFYYNDFVKSLS; this comes from the coding sequence ATGAAACTATCAACGCCATATTATCTTATTGATGAACAAAAGTTATTAATAAATTTAAAGAAAATACAATATGTCCGTGAAAAATCCGGGGCAAAAATTGTATTAGCTTTAAAATGTTTCTCCACATGGAGCGTCTTCGGCCTCATGAAAAAGTATATGGACGGCACCACAAGCAGTTCATTATATGAGACGCGCCTGGGTTACGAAAAGTTCGGCAAAGAAACACATGCTTTCTGCGTTGGTTTTTCAAAAGAAGATATACAAGAAGTAAAAAAATACGCCGACAGAATTATTTTCAACTCAATATCACAGTTAAAAATGTTTTATAAAGATGTTCGGGGTTTAAAAATTGGGCTTCGGGTAAATCCGCGCATAAGCTATTCTCATTTTGATCTTGCAGATCCTGCGCGGAAATATTCAAGGCTCGGAGTAATTGATAAAAAAGCTTTAAAGAAGGTCTTGCCGATGATTTCAGGCATAATGTTTCACTATAATTGTGAAAATGACGATTTTAAAAATTTTTCTTCAAGCCTGGATTTTATAGGCCGCAATTACGGGGATGTCATAAAAAAATTGGAATGGATTAGCCTCGGAGGAGGATACTATTTTACAAAGGATGGTTATCCGATAGATAAGTTTTCAAAAAAATTAAAAGAATTCAGCGATACTTACGGAGTTCAAGTTTACCTGGAGCCCGGCGAAACGGCCATTACACGCTCGGCAGAACTTGTCACGCAGGTAAAAGATATTATTCATAACGAAATAGATATCGCTATCGTTGACGCTTCTACTGAAGCGCACATGTTGGATTTATTGATTTACCGCACTCCGGCAAAAATGGAAAATGCAAATCACGGACGATACAAATATATGATTGCCGGACGCTCGTGCCTGGCAGGCGATATTTTTGGGACATACAATTTTAAATCGCCTTTAAAAGTCGGGAGCATAATAAAATTTTCTGATGCTGCCGGTTACAGCATGGTGAAAAAAAATTGGTTCAACGGGCTTCAAATGCCGTCAATTGTTATAAAAAGACTTAACGGTAAATTGGACTTGGTTCGCAGTTTTTATTATAATGATTTTGTAAAAAGTTTATCTTGA